In Pongo pygmaeus isolate AG05252 chromosome 13, NHGRI_mPonPyg2-v2.0_pri, whole genome shotgun sequence, one genomic interval encodes:
- the RMI1 gene encoding recQ-mediated genome instability protein 1: MNVTSIALRAETWLLATWHVKVPPMWLEACINWIQEENNNVNLSQAQMNKQVFEQWLLTDLRDLEHPLLPDGILEIPKGELNGFYALQINSLVDVSQPAYSQIQKLRGKNTTNDLVTAETQVTPKPWEAKPSRMLMLQLTDGIVQIQGMEYQPIPILHSDLPPGTKILIYGNISFRLGVLLLKPENVKMLGGEVDALLEEYAQEKVLARLIGEPDPVVSVIPNNSNENIPRVTDVLDPALGPSDEELLASLDENDELTANNDTSSERCFTTGSSSNTIPTRQSSFEPEFVISPRPKEEPSNLSMHVMDGELDDFSLEEALLLEETVQKEQMETKELQPLTFNRNADRSIERLSHNPNTTNNFSLTCKNGNNNWSERNVSEQMTNEDKSFGCPSVRDQNRSIFSVHCNVPLAHDFTNKEKNLETDNEIKQTSSSDGHSLNNKILNREVVNYVQKRSSQISNENYRNLQSSLRSSENSINLSIAMDLYSPPFIYLSVLMASKPKEVTTVKVKAFIVTLTGNLSSSGGIWSITAKVSDGTAYLDVDFVDEILTSLIGFSVPEMKQSKKDPLQYQKFLEGLQKCQRELIDLCCLMTISFNPSLSKAMVLALQDVNMEHLENLKKRLNK; the protein is encoded by the coding sequence atgaatgtgaCTAGTATTGCATTAAGAGCTGAAACCTGGCTTTTAGCTACATGGCATGTTAAAGTACCTCCGATGTGGCTGGAAGCTTGTATTAACTGGattcaagaagaaaataataatgttaactTGAGTCAGGcccaaatgaataaacaagtgtTTGAGCAGTGGCTCCTTACTGATCTGAGGGATTTGGAGCATCCTCTTTTACCTGATGGCATTTTAGAAATTCCAAAAGGAGAATTAAATGGATTTTATGCTCTGCAGATTAATTCCTTGGTTGATGTAAGTCAGCCTGCATACTCCCAGATACAGAAGTTGAGAGGAAAGAATACAACAAATGATCTAGTTACAGCTGAAACACAAGTAACCCCAAAACCTTGGGAAGCAAAGCCTTCACGAATGTTGATGCTGCAGCTAACTGACGGAATTGTACAAATACAGGGAATGGAATATCAGCCTATTCCAATTCTTCATAGTGATCTTCCTCCAGGTACAAAAATTTTGATTTATGGAAATATATCTTTCCGTCTTGGTGTTCTCTTATTGAAaccagaaaatgtgaaaatgttagGAGGTGAAGTAGATGCTCTTTTAGAAGAATATGCCCAAGAAAAAGTACTTGCAAGATTAATAGGGGAACCTGATCCTGTAGTTTCAGTCATACCAAACAATTCTAACGAAAACATTCCCAGAGTTACAGATGTTCTAGATCCTGCATTAGGTCCTTCTGATGAAGAACTCTTGGCAAGTCTTGATGAAAATGATGAGCTTACAGCAAATAATGACACTTCCTCAGAAAGATGTTTCACCACAGGTAGTTCCTCAAATACCATTCCCACAAGACAGTCAAGTTTTGAGCCAGAATTTGTTATTTCTCCAAGACCAAAAGAGGAACCATCAAACCTATCTATGCATGTCATGGATGGGGAATTAGATGACTTTTCATTGGAGGAGGCCTTGCTTTTAGAAGAAACTGTCCAGAAAGAACAGATGGAAACTAAAGAATTGCAACCATTGACTTTTAACAGAAATGCCGATCGAAGTATAGAGAGATTGTCACATAATCCTAATACTACgaataatttttctttgactTGCAAGAATGGAAACAATAATTGGAGTGAAAGAAATGTGTCTGAACAAATGACTAATGAAGACAAATCATTTGGTTGTCCATCTGTTAGAGACCAAAACAGGAGTATTTTTTCAGTTCATTGTAATGTACCCTTGGCCCatgattttacaaataaagaaaagaacttagagacagataatgaaataaaacaaaccagCAGTTCAGATGGACAttccttaaataataaaatattaaatagagaGGTGGTCAACTATGTACAGAAAAGGAGTTCACAAATTTCTAATGAAAATTATCGTAATTTACAGAGTTCTTTAAGATCATCGGAGAATAGCATTAATCTTTCTATTGCCATGGATTTGTATTCTCCACCCtttatctatttgtctgttctAATGGCCAGCAAACCAAAGGAAGTTACAACAGTGAAAGTGAAAGCATTTATTGTAACCTTAACTGGAAATCTCTCAAGTTCTGGTGGCATTTGGAGTATAACTGCAAAGGTGTCTGATGGTACTGCATATCTAGATGTAGACTTTGTGGATGAAATACTTACTAGCTTGATAGGGTTCTCAGTACCAGAAATGAAACAGTCAAAAAAGGATCCTCTTCAATACCAAAAGTTCCTGGAAGGGTTGCAGAAATGTCAGAGAGAACTAATAGATTTGTGCTGTCTAATgactatttcatttaatccttcctTGTCTAAAGCAATGGTACTGGCATTACAAGATGTTAATATGGAACACCTTGAGAATCTAAAGAAGcggttaaataaataa